The following are encoded in a window of Ruminiclostridium herbifermentans genomic DNA:
- a CDS encoding AAA family ATPase, whose translation MVKRSTHKKSLKNKDIDGYILDLLEILDIKILRLLIMIQNLCIESSNRGFSMNFIEIFRLFTNDVDSQNAEELQHLKNEYISREMSLKNNTQRNKLDFLCEKFSLSWLERQIVIMSFAAELHPKYEKVYGLIADDTSIKYPTLEIVLKILYDDAAEIIKNKRQWFCGGSLQKFLFSDSPWNLNAQNREMRLDERIIFYLLGIDKLPQELEGYIEIFHPDDIISPLLIQTELQKKLQNYYTTELKERETILIHLQGACGTGKTFQLRHLCKSLGRTLLIVDMKLFLSDTSSEKLIKLILCETILQNAVLAVKMPDTPDAVEDKLINALIKLKTEYIKEFQNGEIFYILSTYSMKKYLQEQKNPILHFLLELPDEQERKILWQEMGKNYIFSTSVNWGEFASKFRFTPGQIMDTLELAKINAAGIKNKTEGIDIKSLNSACYHNGKTHLITKARKIEAKFYWNDIILQEDAKNLLIDACNQMKFRQKVFGDWGFNKRLFYGKGLSMLFSGPPGTGKTMAAQVVANELQLELYKVDISKMVSKYIGETEKNLEEIFDEAQLSNAILFFDEADAIFGKRTEVKDSHDRHANVETAYLLQRIEDYEGVTVLATNYIKNIDDAFLRRFNFVVEFPFPDVAHREMIWRSLFPKETPLSEDISFPWIAEKFEVSGGNIKNIALAAAFIAAEKNEAIGNRHIIKAALTELKKIGKMVILDDIEEYL comes from the coding sequence ATGGTGAAAAGAAGTACACACAAAAAATCATTAAAAAATAAGGATATAGACGGTTATATCCTTGATTTACTTGAAATTCTTGATATTAAAATACTAAGACTACTCATTATGATTCAAAACCTATGTATTGAATCTTCAAACCGTGGTTTTTCAATGAATTTTATCGAAATATTCAGGCTTTTCACAAATGATGTAGATTCTCAAAATGCCGAAGAACTACAGCATTTAAAAAATGAATATATTTCAAGGGAAATGAGTTTAAAGAATAACACACAAAGAAATAAATTGGATTTTTTATGCGAGAAATTTTCTCTTTCATGGCTGGAAAGGCAAATCGTGATCATGAGTTTTGCAGCTGAACTGCATCCCAAATATGAAAAAGTATATGGACTTATTGCCGATGACACTTCAATCAAATATCCTACACTGGAAATTGTATTAAAAATATTATATGATGATGCCGCAGAAATTATTAAGAACAAAAGACAGTGGTTTTGTGGCGGTTCTTTGCAGAAATTTCTATTCTCTGATTCACCATGGAATCTAAATGCTCAAAATCGAGAAATGCGCCTAGATGAAAGAATTATATTCTATCTATTGGGCATAGATAAGCTTCCACAAGAACTTGAAGGTTATATTGAGATATTTCATCCCGATGACATTATTTCTCCGCTTCTTATTCAGACAGAACTACAGAAAAAGCTTCAGAATTATTATACAACCGAATTGAAGGAAAGAGAAACCATTCTAATTCACCTGCAAGGAGCTTGTGGAACAGGTAAAACATTTCAGCTCAGGCATTTATGCAAAAGCTTAGGCAGAACTTTGTTAATAGTGGATATGAAGTTATTTTTATCGGATACAAGCTCTGAAAAACTAATAAAATTAATCCTGTGTGAAACCATTCTACAAAATGCAGTTCTTGCAGTAAAAATGCCAGATACCCCAGATGCCGTTGAAGATAAACTAATAAACGCATTGATTAAGCTAAAAACAGAGTACATAAAAGAATTTCAAAATGGTGAAATATTTTATATTCTTTCTACATATTCCATGAAAAAATATTTGCAAGAACAAAAAAATCCTATCCTTCACTTTTTATTAGAATTACCTGATGAACAAGAGAGAAAGATACTTTGGCAGGAGATGGGAAAGAATTATATATTCAGCACTTCAGTTAATTGGGGAGAGTTTGCGTCTAAATTCCGATTTACACCAGGTCAGATAATGGATACGCTTGAATTAGCAAAGATTAATGCAGCAGGAATTAAGAATAAGACAGAGGGGATAGATATAAAAAGTCTTAATTCTGCTTGTTATCATAATGGAAAAACTCACCTCATAACCAAGGCTAGAAAAATTGAAGCAAAATTTTATTGGAATGATATTATTCTTCAAGAAGATGCAAAGAATTTACTTATTGATGCTTGCAACCAAATGAAATTCAGGCAGAAGGTATTCGGGGATTGGGGATTTAATAAAAGACTTTTCTATGGAAAGGGGCTCAGTATGCTTTTTTCAGGACCTCCGGGTACTGGAAAAACCATGGCTGCACAGGTTGTGGCAAATGAACTTCAACTTGAACTTTACAAAGTGGATATTTCTAAAATGGTAAGTAAATATATCGGAGAAACAGAAAAGAATTTAGAAGAAATTTTTGATGAGGCACAGCTTAGTAATGCAATTCTCTTTTTCGATGAAGCTGATGCTATTTTTGGCAAGAGAACTGAGGTTAAGGACTCTCATGACCGACATGCAAATGTAGAAACGGCATATTTGCTGCAAAGAATTGAAGATTACGAAGGGGTCACCGTTCTAGCTACTAACTATATAAAGAATATTGATGATGCTTTTTTGCGGCGTTTTAATTTTGTTGTTGAGTTTCCATTTCCAGATGTAGCTCATAGAGAAATGATTTGGCGTTCTTTATTTCCAAAAGAAACTCCTTTATCGGAAGACATTAGTTTTCCTTGGATTGCCGAAAAATTTGAGGTTAGCGGAGGAAATATAAAAAATATTGCATTAGCTGCAGCATTTATTGCAGCCGAAAAAAATGAAGCAATAGGGAATAGACACATTATAAAAGCTGCTTTAACAGAACTTAAGAAAATTGGGAAGATGGTTATTTTAGATGATATAGAAGAATATTTGTAA
- the pelA gene encoding pectate lyase, with translation MLRDGRKSALNLLGAIMLVFIFSSVVLAPKGVFASTPDWGSVLKNPDTWFGSSDGIKLADSIVQYQLSDGGWRKDMTESTSGSWGKSTIDNDTTTSQIIVLAKTYKQTNNSKYLNSCQRGIDLLLNGQYSNGGWPQVFNDPGTYHAHITYNDNAMIHVMNLLTDVANKTGDFTFIDSNRASRASTAIQKGIQCILNTQITVNGVKTAWCQQHDEYSLKPTTGRAYEVPSISASESVGIVNYLKTIKNPSAEITNAINSAIAWMAKVQIYGIKVVTTSNDRYIVNDPTAGPIWARFYEINTNRPIFVDRDGSIHYQMSEISQERRAGYAWYGTWPSKLVKEANIYDIVVAKDGTGNYTTVQAAINSVPNNSAKRTTIYIKNGTYKEKMNIGSSKINITLIGQSKEGTILTYNDAASTPNSSGGTLGTTGSASITVAGSGFQAENITFENSYDEARNGSSQAVAMLAKADKMIFKNCSFKGNQDTLYANSGRQYYYNCYIEGDVDFIFGAATAVFYNCEVYSLNRSGGCVTAPSTKADQKGYLFYKCKLTSSSATPKNISLGRPWIPSSDPNSITPKVLFRECELGNHISSAGWTSMSGNNPENYEMWEYLNTGAGSNPNRKQLPSSRASEYTMEKFLAGTDGWDPNITEEIEQPILEGKYIKSLVVNDSPNAADWSVQSNLRVGDLVYGDRTVKFISMPDYLLGSEWIRTACDSKMFTTTEATFTPSTDIICYIGLDTRITSIPSWFSSWTNTGETFDNDGAVTFRIYKKSFPRGATVELGTNGASSSVVNYVVIVQPQPISEGEYIKSLLVNDSTNAADWSIQSNLQVGDLVFGDRTVKFISMPDFLIGSEWIRTACDSKMFTSTEATFVPNIPITCYVGLDTRITSIPSWLSGWTNIGETFDNDGAVTFQIYMKSFPGGTIVELGTNGASSSVVNYVVIVKPDYPPMIIPGDVVPDGQIDALDFAYIKKHLLGIELLTGDSYKAADIDNSGTVDAIDLALLKKALLEGIH, from the coding sequence ATGTTAAGAGATGGTAGAAAATCAGCTTTAAATCTATTAGGAGCTATAATGCTTGTATTTATTTTTTCTTCAGTAGTACTAGCTCCTAAAGGAGTATTTGCTTCTACTCCCGATTGGGGCAGTGTCTTAAAAAATCCTGATACTTGGTTTGGTAGTAGCGATGGAATTAAGTTAGCAGACAGTATAGTTCAGTATCAGCTTTCAGATGGCGGCTGGAGAAAAGACATGACTGAAAGCACTAGTGGTTCATGGGGAAAGTCTACAATAGATAATGACACAACCACATCTCAAATTATTGTTTTAGCTAAGACATACAAACAAACCAACAATTCAAAATATCTTAATTCATGTCAAAGGGGTATTGATCTTCTTTTAAACGGTCAATATTCAAATGGTGGTTGGCCGCAGGTTTTCAATGATCCAGGAACTTATCATGCACATATTACCTATAATGATAATGCTATGATACATGTCATGAATTTACTAACAGATGTGGCAAACAAAACAGGGGATTTTACTTTTATTGATTCAAATAGAGCTTCACGTGCAAGTACTGCAATTCAAAAAGGTATACAATGCATATTAAATACACAAATAACTGTTAATGGAGTCAAAACAGCATGGTGTCAGCAGCATGATGAATACTCCTTGAAGCCAACAACTGGCAGGGCATATGAAGTACCTTCCATTTCTGCAAGTGAAAGTGTTGGAATTGTAAATTACTTAAAAACAATAAAAAATCCAAGTGCTGAGATAACAAACGCCATTAACTCCGCTATTGCATGGATGGCAAAAGTTCAGATTTACGGAATTAAAGTGGTTACTACAAGTAATGACAGATACATTGTGAACGATCCAACTGCAGGACCAATCTGGGCACGTTTTTATGAAATCAATACAAACAGACCAATATTTGTCGACAGAGATGGTTCTATACATTATCAAATGTCAGAAATCAGTCAGGAAAGAAGAGCTGGCTATGCATGGTATGGGACTTGGCCTTCTAAGCTAGTTAAAGAAGCTAATATTTATGATATAGTAGTTGCAAAGGATGGAACTGGAAATTATACTACTGTTCAGGCGGCTATAAATAGCGTACCTAATAATAGTGCAAAAAGAACAACAATATACATAAAGAATGGTACCTACAAAGAGAAAATGAACATAGGCTCCTCAAAAATAAATATTACATTAATTGGTCAAAGTAAAGAGGGGACAATATTAACCTACAATGATGCTGCAAGTACTCCAAATTCTTCAGGTGGTACATTAGGAACAACTGGAAGTGCAAGTATTACAGTAGCAGGTAGTGGATTCCAGGCAGAAAATATAACTTTTGAAAATTCCTATGATGAAGCGAGAAATGGCAGCAGTCAAGCAGTAGCAATGCTTGCTAAAGCCGATAAAATGATATTTAAAAATTGTTCTTTCAAGGGTAATCAAGACACCTTGTATGCAAATAGCGGCAGACAATATTACTACAATTGTTATATTGAGGGAGATGTAGATTTTATATTTGGAGCAGCAACTGCAGTATTTTATAATTGTGAAGTTTATTCTCTAAATAGGAGTGGAGGATGTGTCACAGCTCCAAGTACAAAAGCTGATCAAAAGGGTTATCTATTTTATAAATGCAAATTGACAAGCAGTAGTGCTACGCCGAAGAACATTTCTTTGGGAAGACCGTGGATACCAAGCTCAGATCCTAACAGTATTACTCCAAAAGTATTATTTAGAGAATGTGAACTAGGTAACCATATTTCTTCAGCTGGTTGGACTAGTATGTCAGGTAATAATCCTGAAAATTATGAAATGTGGGAATACCTCAATACTGGGGCTGGCTCAAATCCAAATAGAAAGCAATTACCTTCATCAAGAGCGTCTGAATATACAATGGAAAAGTTCCTTGCAGGTACAGATGGCTGGGATCCAAACATAACTGAAGAAATAGAGCAGCCTATATTGGAAGGAAAATATATTAAGTCCTTAGTAGTAAACGATTCACCAAACGCAGCTGACTGGTCAGTACAATCAAATTTACGGGTTGGGGATTTGGTTTATGGAGATAGGACAGTAAAATTCATTAGCATGCCAGATTACCTATTAGGGTCAGAATGGATTAGAACAGCTTGTGATTCAAAAATGTTTACAACAACAGAGGCAACCTTTACTCCAAGCACAGATATAATTTGTTATATTGGATTGGATACAAGAATAACATCTATTCCAAGCTGGTTTAGCAGTTGGACCAATACAGGTGAAACCTTTGATAATGATGGAGCAGTTACATTTAGAATATATAAGAAGAGCTTCCCTCGTGGCGCAACAGTTGAACTTGGAACAAATGGGGCATCAAGTAGTGTTGTAAATTATGTAGTCATCGTTCAACCGCAGCCTATATCGGAAGGAGAATATATTAAGTCCTTATTAGTAAACGATTCAACAAATGCAGCCGACTGGTCAATTCAATCAAATTTACAGGTTGGGGATTTGGTTTTTGGAGATAGGACAGTAAAATTCATTAGCATGCCAGATTTCCTAATAGGGTCGGAGTGGATAAGAACAGCCTGTGATTCTAAAATGTTTACATCAACAGAGGCGACCTTTGTTCCAAACATACCTATAACCTGTTATGTTGGGTTGGATACAAGAATAACATCTATTCCAAGCTGGCTTAGTGGTTGGACTAATATAGGTGAAACCTTTGATAATGATGGAGCAGTTACTTTCCAAATATATATGAAGAGCTTTCCTGGCGGAACAATTGTTGAACTTGGAACAAATGGGGCATCAAGCAGTGTGGTGAATTATGTCGTTATAGTTAAACCAGATTATCCACCAATGATTATACCTGGTGATGTAGTTCCAGATGGACAAATAGATGCACTGGATTTCGCTTATATAAAGAAGCATCTTCTTGGAATTGAACTTTTGACAGGTGATTCATACAAGGCCGCTGATATTGATAATAGCGGTACTGTAGATGCAATTGATTTAGCGTTGCTCAAGAAGGCGTTATTAGAGGGAATACATTGA
- a CDS encoding methyl-accepting chemotaxis protein has protein sequence MQNNTYNIKRVHKVSLLITFSVCFLLGTQSFVIGGLSRFMEFIIPASVIFLSALANYFIPSKDNVKGYLFCLIPLMVSIVLFYFNEFSQLKHYMVFSTVALCSLYFKKEFIVVHGIILNILLISVYILRPNNLMGSDTSLTSFVPIVVLLNIILAILYFLTKWGSELIYESNQRELNAKELLDKLQETFSNVESSASILENSITKLNGNIITIEEESKNVTKSMHEMAKSIQEEASSAYNINESMVNSLEIVNETLDISKGVIDKTDEMNKAFSEGWSKIEQMDNQMNIIGSSITTANVTVSELQTSMKTVNSLLEEITQIAEQTNLLALNAAIESARAGEHGKGFAVVADEVRKLAEQSSKIVSNISNVTTALFNKSQEAAEKVNNGETATNKGQELVKNISSYFMYLKKSFEDTITDISKGMNKIESVTDIFKDTQNQIQNMASIAEENAASTEEVLATTENEHKELQEISSSVNVIHDLSQQLITMVNKN, from the coding sequence ATGCAAAATAATACTTATAATATAAAAAGGGTTCATAAGGTAAGTTTACTCATAACTTTTTCTGTATGTTTTCTTCTAGGCACTCAATCCTTTGTAATTGGTGGTTTAAGTCGTTTCATGGAGTTTATTATTCCAGCATCTGTTATCTTTCTTAGTGCTTTGGCAAACTACTTTATTCCTTCAAAAGACAATGTAAAAGGATATTTGTTTTGTCTGATACCCTTAATGGTATCCATTGTACTTTTTTATTTTAATGAATTTTCACAGCTAAAGCATTATATGGTATTTTCCACCGTTGCCTTATGTTCTTTATACTTTAAAAAAGAGTTTATCGTCGTCCATGGAATTATACTAAATATCTTATTGATTTCAGTATATATTCTAAGACCTAATAATTTAATGGGCAGTGACACTAGCTTAACTTCTTTTGTACCTATCGTTGTATTACTAAACATAATTCTCGCTATATTGTATTTCTTAACTAAATGGGGCAGTGAGTTAATTTATGAATCAAATCAAAGAGAACTTAATGCTAAAGAGTTATTGGATAAATTGCAAGAAACCTTTAGCAATGTTGAGAGTAGTGCAAGTATTCTTGAAAACAGCATAACAAAACTCAATGGCAATATTATTACTATTGAAGAAGAAAGCAAAAATGTAACTAAATCTATGCATGAAATGGCTAAATCAATTCAAGAGGAAGCTTCTAGCGCATATAATATTAATGAATCAATGGTTAATTCTCTTGAAATAGTTAATGAAACCTTAGATATATCTAAAGGTGTAATTGATAAAACAGATGAAATGAATAAAGCCTTTAGCGAAGGCTGGAGCAAAATAGAGCAGATGGACAATCAGATGAATATCATAGGCTCCTCCATAACTACAGCAAACGTTACTGTATCTGAATTACAAACAAGTATGAAAACAGTTAACAGCTTACTTGAAGAGATAACTCAAATTGCAGAGCAAACAAACCTTCTTGCACTTAATGCAGCTATAGAATCTGCCCGTGCAGGAGAACACGGTAAAGGTTTTGCAGTAGTTGCCGATGAAGTAAGAAAGCTTGCAGAACAAAGTTCAAAAATTGTAAGCAACATTTCTAACGTAACTACAGCGCTATTTAATAAATCTCAGGAAGCTGCTGAAAAAGTTAATAATGGTGAAACTGCAACAAATAAAGGACAAGAACTTGTTAAAAATATATCCTCTTATTTTATGTACTTAAAAAAATCTTTTGAAGACACAATTACTGATATTTCTAAGGGAATGAACAAAATTGAAAGTGTTACAGATATATTCAAGGACACTCAAAATCAAATACAAAATATGGCAAGTATTGCAGAGGAAAATGCAGCATCAACTGAAGAAGTATTAGCAACTACTGAAAACGAACATAAAGAATTACAAGAAATCTCTAGCTCTGTAAATGTTATACATGATTTAAGTCAACAGCTTATAACTATGGTAAATAAGAACTAA
- a CDS encoding lysoplasmalogenase yields the protein MNIILFILMLISAGNLIIVGWLKLAVVTFIFKCLSSSLFIATAIFSYKKNPSNTKFFALMLSGLVFSFGGDVFLALDSISKDFFAIGVASFGIGHIMYSLGYSSMSKISLKDICMFLCFFIPTFLTIQWGDFEFNGMKNMIIFYAVIISFMVGKSLSMLKFYSISKKTILLMVSGSMLFFASDFVLLFSLFYPNVSSAAYELRAVNLTLYYLGQGLLALSFAYPIKDNKEGRYSFT from the coding sequence ATGAATATTATACTATTTATTCTTATGTTAATATCAGCAGGAAATCTCATTATAGTTGGATGGCTTAAACTAGCAGTTGTAACTTTTATTTTCAAGTGTCTATCAAGCTCCTTGTTTATTGCAACAGCAATTTTCAGCTATAAGAAAAATCCATCCAATACAAAGTTCTTTGCATTGATGTTATCAGGTCTTGTATTTTCTTTTGGTGGTGATGTTTTTTTAGCGCTAGACTCAATTTCAAAAGATTTTTTTGCAATTGGTGTAGCCAGCTTTGGCATAGGACATATTATGTACAGCCTTGGATACAGCAGTATGAGTAAAATTTCATTAAAAGATATCTGCATGTTTTTATGTTTTTTTATTCCAACATTTCTTACTATTCAATGGGGAGACTTTGAATTTAATGGCATGAAAAATATGATTATTTTTTATGCTGTAATTATTAGTTTTATGGTAGGTAAATCACTATCCATGTTAAAATTTTATTCTATTAGTAAAAAAACTATACTCTTAATGGTTTCTGGAAGTATGCTGTTTTTTGCCTCTGATTTTGTACTCTTGTTCTCGTTATTTTATCCAAATGTATCATCTGCAGCATATGAATTACGAGCTGTTAATCTTACATTATATTACTTGGGACAGGGGCTATTGGCATTGAGCTTTGCGTATCCAATAAAGGATAATAAAGAGGGCCGTTATTCTTTTACGTAA
- a CDS encoding cellulase family glycosylhydrolase, with protein sequence MKKKTKKFISLSLAALTAFSLLLAPAKPVYVEAAVEAEANDDWLHVEGTNIVDKYGNKVWLTGANWFGFNCRERMLLDSYHSNIVADIQMVADKGINVVRMPIATDLLYAWSKGEYPPSTDTSYNNADLAGLNSFELFNFMLENFKKVGIKVILDVHSAETDNQGHNYPLWFKGAITEKVFKDAWVWVANHYKNDDTIIGFDLKNEPHTNSGDLKIMSESAIWDNSNRPTNWKRVAQETALAILEVHPNALIFVEGVEIYPKDGIWDDETTNTSPWTGNDDYYGNWWGGNLRGVKDYPIDLGKHQKQLVYSPHDYGPLVFEQSWFKGEFVTADDAKAKKILYEQCWRDNWAYIMEDGISPLLLGEWGGLTEGNDKLLDLNLKYLRSMRDYILENKYKLHHTLWCINIDSADTGGLFTRGEGTPFEGGRDLKWNDNKYDNYLLPVLWKNADGKFQGLDHKIPLGRNGVPLGTTPIDDEDDDEDTVKYGDVNNDGDINALDIAALKMYLLGVNQSIDLKAADVNVDNSVDAIDFALLKKYLLGAATLPVK encoded by the coding sequence ATGAAAAAGAAAACGAAAAAGTTTATCAGCTTATCTCTTGCTGCTTTAACAGCTTTCTCATTGTTACTGGCACCAGCCAAACCAGTATATGTTGAAGCAGCTGTTGAAGCTGAAGCTAATGATGACTGGCTTCATGTAGAAGGCACCAATATTGTTGATAAGTATGGAAATAAAGTTTGGCTGACAGGTGCCAACTGGTTTGGTTTCAACTGCCGTGAAAGAATGCTTCTAGATTCATATCACAGTAACATAGTTGCAGACATTCAGATGGTAGCCGATAAGGGTATTAACGTAGTTAGAATGCCAATTGCAACAGACTTATTATATGCTTGGAGTAAGGGTGAATATCCCCCATCAACAGATACAAGCTATAATAATGCTGATTTAGCTGGATTAAACAGCTTTGAACTATTTAATTTTATGTTAGAAAACTTTAAAAAGGTAGGAATTAAAGTTATATTAGATGTACATAGCGCAGAAACCGATAACCAAGGTCACAATTACCCACTTTGGTTTAAAGGAGCTATAACAGAAAAAGTTTTCAAAGATGCTTGGGTATGGGTAGCTAATCATTACAAAAATGATGATACAATTATAGGTTTTGACCTTAAAAATGAACCTCATACAAATTCCGGTGATTTAAAAATAATGTCTGAAAGTGCTATTTGGGATAACTCTAACAGACCAACTAACTGGAAAAGAGTTGCTCAAGAAACTGCATTGGCAATATTAGAAGTACACCCAAATGCATTAATATTTGTTGAAGGTGTAGAAATATATCCTAAAGACGGAATATGGGATGATGAAACAACTAACACAAGTCCATGGACAGGAAATGATGACTATTACGGCAACTGGTGGGGCGGTAACTTAAGAGGTGTGAAAGATTATCCTATTGATTTAGGAAAGCATCAAAAACAGTTGGTTTACTCACCACATGATTATGGTCCATTGGTATTTGAGCAATCATGGTTCAAAGGCGAATTCGTTACCGCAGATGATGCTAAAGCTAAAAAAATATTATATGAACAGTGTTGGAGAGACAATTGGGCTTATATTATGGAAGATGGTATTTCCCCATTACTACTTGGTGAATGGGGTGGCTTAACAGAAGGAAATGATAAGCTACTTGACCTAAACCTTAAATATCTTAGATCTATGAGAGACTATATTTTAGAAAACAAATATAAGCTGCATCACACTTTATGGTGCATCAATATTGATTCAGCCGATACTGGCGGATTATTCACTCGTGGTGAAGGAACACCTTTTGAAGGCGGAAGAGACCTAAAGTGGAATGACAATAAGTATGATAATTATTTGTTGCCTGTACTTTGGAAAAATGCTGATGGAAAATTCCAAGGTCTCGACCATAAAATTCCTTTAGGCAGAAATGGTGTGCCATTAGGTACAACTCCTATTGATGATGAAGATGATGATGAAGATACTGTTAAATATGGAGACGTAAACAACGATGGAGATATCAACGCTTTAGATATAGCAGCTTTAAAAATGTATTTATTAGGCGTTAACCAGAGTATTGATTTAAAGGCTGCAGATGTAAATGTTGATAATTCAGTCGATGCAATTGATTTTGCACTCTTAAAGAAATATCTCTTAGGCGCAGCTACACTACCTGTAAAATAG
- a CDS encoding DUF4157 domain-containing protein has translation MFAEKSKKNDKEVQKIKSDNKLQMRKVPSIKSVQHAAKASNTLLAESNSVQFKKNTEGKLPMNSFNDEILQRKAKLGEEDSPVRETLEPVNKKINNTGMPDRLMEGIEKLSGMDMSDVRVHYNSDKPAQVGALAYTQGRDIHVAAGQEKYLPHEAWHVVQQAQGRVQPTMQMQGIKVNDNPGLEYEADVMGAKAQNYTGNEE, from the coding sequence ATGTTTGCAGAAAAAAGTAAAAAGAATGATAAAGAAGTCCAGAAAATAAAATCAGATAATAAATTGCAAATGCGAAAAGTTCCTTCTATTAAGTCTGTTCAACATGCTGCAAAAGCATCTAATACCTTGCTTGCAGAATCTAATTCAGTGCAGTTTAAGAAAAATACAGAAGGTAAGTTGCCTATGAATTCATTTAATGACGAAATTCTTCAAAGAAAAGCAAAGTTAGGAGAGGAAGATTCGCCAGTAAGAGAAACGCTTGAGCCTGTTAATAAGAAGATAAACAATACTGGAATGCCAGATAGATTAATGGAAGGGATAGAAAAACTTTCTGGTATGGATATGAGTGATGTTAGAGTTCATTACAATTCAGATAAACCTGCACAGGTGGGAGCATTAGCATATACACAGGGAAGGGATATCCATGTGGCAGCAGGACAGGAAAAATATCTTCCTCATGAAGCATGGCATGTGGTACAGCAGGCACAAGGAAGAGTACAGCCAACTATGCAGATGCAAGGTATTAAGGTGAATGACAATCCAGGACTAGAATATGAGGCGGATGTGATGGGAGCAAAGGCTCAAAACTATACAGGGAATGAAGAATAG